The stretch of DNA TACCACCAGTTCAGAGTTCACTACCAAATCGCCAATGTCTAACCATGGTAGATCGATATATATACGTACTTAATAGGTAAGGGATTAAGAACGAAGCTGGCAAGCCAATCAGGCACGGGAACGGGGGCTCCTGCTCGCCCTGACCCTGACCTCCTTGTCGATGCGGAGACGGACGACGACCTCTCCTCCTTCCGGCGGCTGCATGTCCGACGGCACCGGCAGGTACCTGCCACCGGCGCCCATGGCCGCCTCCTCGGAGGGCACCGCGCAGCTCTCCACCTTGGCGTCCAGCATCAGGACGTCCATGTGGCCGGTGTCCATGTCCACGGGCGCGTGCACCCACACCTTGCACCTGTACCACGACGCCGCCGGCCCATCCTCCTCCGCGGCCGCGGTCACGCGCACCACCTTGACGCCGCGCTCGCTCGCCACGAGCAGGAACAGCCGCTCCCCGTCCTCCGCGGCCAGCAGCCGCTGCCCCTGCTCCGCGGGCTGCATCTGAACCTCCAGCACGGAGCCGTACGCGATGTTTGTCACGGGCCACGCGTGGCGCTCGGCGAGGTGGACGCGGAGCGCGGGCGGGGTGGCGAGGAAGCCGCATCCGGGCTCCGGGCAGCGGCACGTCTTGTGCGGGCACACCAGACGGTGGTCGCCCGCCATGCAGTACACCACGGAGCTCCGGCAGCCGTACGCCTGGTTGGGGCAGGGCACCCTGACCGCCAGGAGGTAGCCGTACGCCCCCTCGTCGCGCTCGTACGCGCCGTCGCACGCCGGGCACTTGCTGGCCAGGTTCGCGGCGCAGGGGCCGCACGCCGGGCACTTGCTGGCCA from Triticum urartu cultivar G1812 chromosome 3, Tu2.1, whole genome shotgun sequence encodes:
- the LOC125546474 gene encoding E3 ubiquitin-protein ligase SINA-like 5, whose protein sequence is MLPRLSLPRVEILVEFDKSLLDCPLCSLPLKPPVFLCPAKHAACGPCAANLASKCPACGPCAANLASKCPACDGAYERDEGAYGYLLAVRVPCPNQAYGCRSSVVYCMAGDHRLVCPHKTCRCPEPGCGFLATPPALRVHLAERHAWPVTNIAYGSVLEVQMQPAEQGQRLLAAEDGERLFLLVASERGVKVVRVTAAAEEDGPAASWYRCKVWVHAPVDMDTGHMDVLMLDAKVESCAVPSEEAAMGAGGRYLPVPSDMQPPEGGEVVVRLRIDKEVRVRASRSPRSRA